The window TTGTCTTCCAGTTGTTCCAGGCGTCCTCGGGCGAATTCATTCATGGTTGCCTCCTGGCGAGGATTTGCAAAACATACGCCGGGCCTATGACCCTCGATGTGATGGCGTTGGATATTTGCTCTGCCTGTCCAACGGTCGCGTTCAGCCGCGTTGCGGAGCGCAGCGGAGCAACGTCGGCTGGAAGCGCGGGTCGGGCCCGTTGCTGTTGCCGTCAATCATGGCTCGTGTTAAGGGGCGAATTGTCAGAAACCTCTACCTTTGCGCCTGGAGTTGGCAAAATCTCAAAGAGTCGATTTCCAGTGTCAATGAGTGCTTGTAAGTTATCACACTCGAAAACTTTATTCAGAATACCATGAGGCGTCCGGTGAAGCGCCTTGTTCGGCCTGCCTATTCTCTGAGCCCGTGTTCCCTGATGGTTGCAGCTGTCTTCTCACACCAGGCCAGCAGGTCAGAGATCTCTTCATCTGATAGTTGGCGGGTGATGGGACACTTGAGTTCACGTCCCGCCGGTCGGAAGAGACCGGTACGCTCGGCTTCACTCCAGAGAGACTTCACGATATCCTCCGGCACTGCTGCCTTGGCTGACATACCTCCCACGCGCCTGAGAGCCGTGTAGATGGACTGCCTGTATACAGACCCGGGCGGGTAGCCAAAGCAGACTGCCACGTGATGTCCGTTGACGTCCACGTTGAGCGAGAAGCCTTTTGTGCCCCAGTGGATTGGCATGGCCCGTTCTTGGGCGAAATCGAATATCTTCTTGAAAACCAGTTTGCCATGCTCGTCCAATGAGTGCATGAATTCCTCCGGTCCGACTACGGGCAACGAGCCGGATGCCACGCGATCGGGTTTGGTCGGCTCTTGACCGACCACGATCTCCTGCGTGAGTAGCTGCGTGCCGCTGGTGGATTGAAAGAAGGAGAATTCGACACATGTCACGCGCAAGCCCTTGGATCTCAGAAACGATGCCGTCTGGCGAATCTCACTGGTGACTTGTTGACCAACAATGACGATCCGCTGATCTTTGTTGAAGGCCACCGCCTCATCTGGGGCCAGTTCGAAATACTCCCGATGGTACTCGGCAAGGCTCAAGGACTCATCATTGAAGTATGACTGCAATATCCCCTCAAGTTCGTCTGTGTTGAACTGCGCCGCACAGGATGCATATTCCAGGGCCTGAGCAAGCGTGTCCCGCGGTGTCCGGTCTCTTTTCAACTCCACCACCACGACGTTCCCAGGCCGATCCAGAGCCAGAAGGTCAATGGTGGTCCCGAGGTGTGTACTGACCTGACGGCCGATGATGAGAAGTCTGCCGTCCTCGACAATCCCGTCGGGGTTCTCGGCGAGCCAATCTTCCAGGATGGCCTCCTGGTGCTGGGCGTGAAAGGGCCTCCGAACGTACTCCCGAAATTTGCCGTTCTGCCCTATCTCGAAAACTCGCATGATGTAAGTCTCACGTGCCGAACGGCAAGGACTTCTTCAGGTTGTGAAGCCCGGATTGGCAGACGTACCCGTCGGGACGCAGCGCGCTGCGTCCTTACGTACAGCCGCTGTTGAGAAATGGCGTAGGACCGCTATAGCAGTCCTCTTCCGTGAAATAGGTCTGTGCCAGGGCTTCAAAGTCGGCGCAGTTATGGGTGAATAACGTTTTCTGCCGGCCGACCGCGTAGGCCAGTAGGCTGTAGTAGCCAAGGGCATTAAGGACCTGGGCAAGGGTGAGGTGGGGTAAGCGGCCAGGAATGCTCTCAGGGGAAACCCCTTGCCTCCACAGTTCGACAATTGCGCGGATCGGCGTCCGCGTGCCAAAGATAATCGGCTCACCGCTTAAGATGCGAGCATCCGTATCGATATAGCGATGTGCGGTTAGCTCCGCCATCGCACCGTCCTCATTTGGCGATAGTAGTCAGTCGTATTCTTAACGGTTGTATTGTACTACAGTTCAAGAGACGGGATCAGAAGTGTCGCTCAACGTGTTGCGCTTCAGGTGCGCCGCGCCTCTAAATCGGTATCATTGTCAAGCCGAAATTCACTTTCAAAATGGCCGCGATCTCGGGCCGCGAAGCGGCATCAACTGCAAGCGCCGGTTGAGCCCAAAGCCATTGATTGACTGGCTAGAGGTTCACTCAGATCCACTTCATCGAGAATGCCATACGTATGACGGTTCGAGCGTCGCACTGCGCACCTTCTTGCGCCGCTTCGGTGGCGTTCATAAGGACTGCCTGGCCTGCTAGCTACAGATGAGCCGTCTGAATAACCTACTTATAAACCTTGAATTGGAATAAAAACGGTTCTTGCCCCGACAGCCCAACTATCGCCCGGCCGAGCGGCAAGCTGGTAATATCCCAGTCCTCGATTACATTGGCCTCACGCACCTGTTCTACCAGGCCACGCGACTGCACCTTGGACAAATAGCTCTCGCGTTTGCGATTCTTGCCGAACAGGCCTTGGATATATTCCCTTGTGGCTGTGTCGTTGACTCGAAAAGCAACTGTGGTCATAAAGCCGGAGAGGATACTGCGTGCCAGCGCCTCGCCGTAGGCATGGAAGACCTGCTCTACATTTTGCACACCAATAATAAACTTTGCCCCCAAACTGCGACCAAAGTTCACGCCATCATCAACATGCTGTAGATTTGGCACCAGACGAAATTCATCAATGATGAACCAGACATTCCCTTCGCTCTTCTCTCGACAGAGCGCCTCTTTGATGGCCAGATCAAGCAGAAGCCGGTAGATGGGAGTCAGCATATTCCCAATACCAAGATCATATTCAACAAAGATTGCTCGACCGCCCTTCTGACGGATGGCGTCGCGCACAGAAAGTTTTCCTGGTTTGCGGAAATTTCCGATAAAGATCTCACGCACCGTTTGCTGGAGTTCCGAGATCACACCTTGAGTTTGTGGCGAGCGATCATCTGCAATGTAGCTAACGATCGCCTTCAGATCATCATGTGACTGAAGCATTGCGCGAAGATCAGCGGAAGGTGATTGATCAAGAAAGCCGCGCAGGAGCGCATTATTCATGCCTTCGCGGTTGTTGGACCGTGCGAAGTGAAGCAGGATGGCGGTAAACAAATCGCGAGCGGCATTCGGGAAAAAGGGCTGGTTTGATCGTTGCGTTTTCTCGAAGAACAGCGTACGCGCAATTTCGATGATATTAGCTTCAACTGCCTCGCCCTGACCAACCTCGTGAAAGATGTTCCAATAGTCAGGTCCGGTCGGCCCTGTTGCCTTGGTGTCATTGCTAATAACTATATCCCCCTGACGGTAGAACTCCTGGTGGAAGTCTCCCTTGGTGTCGAAGATAAGCATGACATCTTGGTCAGTCATGCCCCGGCGCAATTGGGCGATGAGTTGAAAGATTCCATTAGTCTTCCCCGTGCCGATGCCACCCAGGAAGAGCAAGTGCCGGCTGAGCTGGTTATCGTATAAAGGCACAGTCACATCCTGGCCTGCCGCGTCAACACCGAGCAAGCAGCAGCGGGCGCCAGCGCCACGGAGAACGGGTGGCGCCCGCCTGAGTTCGTGACCTTCAAAGACCTCGATATTTTTCATAGTATTATGGTAAGTTACCAGCCTATCCCAGGGGAAAGGTCGTACTCCTCACCTTGATCCGGAGCAGTTTCAGCAGCGTTTGCTTGCCGCGCTCCCGAGTCAAGCTGGGCCGACTGTTGACCGGCCGATATATCGGTTCCTTTCATCTTGCGTAGTTCTTCTCTCAGCTCGGCAAGCTTCTGTTCATCCTGTTGCTCGATTTGCCGGATCTGCTCATCGGTCAACACGACCGGCTCTGCCGGCTGCTGATTGGCAGTTTCAGCAGGAGCATCCCTTGGGCCGGCGATATTCCCCTGAACTTGACCTTGGCCTGTAGTTTGCCCGGAGTCCGCTGTGGCCTGCACCCCTCCCTGTGTGATGAACGGCGTCTGCGTTGCCGAGGTACCGGGGACTCGTATATCCCGTTCCGGATTCGGGCACACGCGATGCTCGTTTTCCAAGCTGGCTTCGCGATACAGTTGAGTCTCTACCCTATCCTTATGGCTTAGCTTTTTGCCAGCTTCCGGGGGCACAAAACCTCTTTGTTCAGCCATCCCTGTCCTCCTTTGCAGCTCGCTCAGTGGCCATACCCGTAGCCGTAGTCTTGATCCTTACCCTGCTCCTTCGCTGCTGTTGCGGGGGCCTCGCTTGCGGCTTCCTGAGCACCCTCGGCTTTTGGTGTTGCATCTTGCGATGTTGGCGAAGTTGCGGGGGCCTCGCTTGCGGCTTCCTGAGCACCCTCTTCAGATTGCTGGCTAGAAATACCACTCGTCTCCTTACCGGCAGTCTTGCTAAACTCTGCTGTTTGCCCCCCTATTTCACTCGCCATCTTATATTCAGCGCTATCATTCATTGCATCTGCGGTCAAAGTCGTGCCTTGTTCCACGAAACTTCCTGTTTGAAGCGCTTCTTGGGATTGCCCCTCCTGCTGTCTGTACCTCTGCATGCCGTTATAGTGATTAATCATAACTTCGCGAGCCCGCTCGCGATAGTTCTCTGCGCCGGGTGGTTCGGCTACGTAGCGCTTCCCCAATTCAATATCGTTTGCCATTTCGGCTTCCATCTGATTGCGATGATGCTCGTAGGCGAAGGACTTATCTTGGAACTGATTGGCAAATAACTCTTCAGTGCGCTGTCGCGCTACATCATTTGCATCCGCTTCCATAGGTTGCCAGCGATAGAAGGGATAGTCAAACTGCTTAACCGTAAGATATCCACCAGACAGGCTCATCCGCCAATCTCGTACCCGCTGTGCATCTTCAATCGTGTCAGGGCTTGTCGCCACATGAAATTGATATGCGTGTCGAGACTCGTGGAAAAGAGTCTCCGTTGCCATGTAGGGCGTATTTGGGTCAACTGATGTTCCATCGACATAGCTGAAACGATGGGGCTGCGCAGGATCGATGAGGGCATCATTGATATAAATGGTATTGTTTTCGTGAATGTAGAGTCCGTATGTTCTCTCCCGATCTTTTGGTGACAATCCCTCACATCGGCTCAGTACATCTACCCTGCACGCCTCTCGTCCTTCCTGCAACGCCAAAGCACGCTGCATTGTTTGGAGCGCATCCAGCCGCTGAGAAGCAGATAAATTTCGCCAATTTTCTAGGCGCAACTGCTGCACAATGGGGACCGTCATTACCGTCATTACTGCCCCTTTCAACGAAGAGGAAATGGTCTGCGCAGCA of the Chloroflexaceae bacterium genome contains:
- a CDS encoding type IV secretion system DNA-binding domain-containing protein; amino-acid sequence: MKNIEVFEGHELRRAPPVLRGAGARCCLLGVDAAGQDVTVPLYDNQLSRHLLFLGGIGTGKTNGIFQLIAQLRRGMTDQDVMLIFDTKGDFHQEFYRQGDIVISNDTKATGPTGPDYWNIFHEVGQGEAVEANIIEIARTLFFEKTQRSNQPFFPNAARDLFTAILLHFARSNNREGMNNALLRGFLDQSPSADLRAMLQSHDDLKAIVSYIADDRSPQTQGVISELQQTVREIFIGNFRKPGKLSVRDAIRQKGGRAIFVEYDLGIGNMLTPIYRLLLDLAIKEALCREKSEGNVWFIIDEFRLVPNLQHVDDGVNFGRSLGAKFIIGVQNVEQVFHAYGEALARSILSGFMTTVAFRVNDTATREYIQGLFGKNRKRESYLSKVQSRGLVEQVREANVIEDWDITSLPLGRAIVGLSGQEPFLFQFKVYK
- a CDS encoding DUF433 domain-containing protein; the encoded protein is MAELTAHRYIDTDARILSGEPIIFGTRTPIRAIVELWRQGVSPESIPGRLPHLTLAQVLNALGYYSLLAYAVGRQKTLFTHNCADFEALAQTYFTEEDCYSGPTPFLNSGCT